In Vicia villosa cultivar HV-30 ecotype Madison, WI linkage group LG7, Vvil1.0, whole genome shotgun sequence, the DNA window AAGATAATCTCCAATCACTTTTGTCCTTCTTTTTAATTTCAATATGTTCTTCTCTTTTCAAtttctttgttattttttatgtttggtgAACATGTATATTTGAAATTGGTTGAAGCTCATTTAACAAAGACAACCATCATTGCCATTATCTTTCTTCATTCTTGTTTACATCTACAAACAAGGGAATCTCACAAATAATTTCTACATGCGGAAACTGCCATGGAATGAGTTTTTATCCTGCAAGTAGTCTTTGAATATCAACATAATGACACCACACCAACTTTGCCATTTGAATACCCAAGAATatagttattaattatttttgaataaGCGCTAATGAGATATTGGAAGATTTTTAATTATATTGGAAGAGTTTTAGGTACCTAAGTTACTATCGCTattaacattaatttttttttttttttttaaaagaggtcacatgatttttttttcttcaagtcaTAACAATCTTTTCTAACCTATCATTTTCTCTATTCAAGTCCTTGCATATAGAATACAATTTTTGAAAGGaagaattatttttaactttatttaCCTCATTGTTTTTTAGTCTGTCATAAAATATAGGTTTGTCCCGTCTCTTAATTTGATTTATCATATGAGCCTGAGTCAATACTTTATTTCTTGAtgacctttttattttttttctatttcattttgaACCCTATCTTTTTGCACTTGTTCTTTCTCTGAGTTTCTTGACAAATTTTAACTCATGTAGTATTTTCTATAATTTATCAAAAACAATCGTATTTTCAAAGCGCGTATCCTTAAATTTCATTACTGGGTTAGATTTTTAGCACCACAATTTTAATCGAAAAAACTCGTTAGATGAACAATTTTTGAAAAGATTACCAAGAGTTTTAATATTATTGGAGAAATAGTTTTAAAGATTTCCTTTAGAATCGCTTGGTATCTTAGACTCTTGGCCTAATGTGTTCATCATATCCTTTTGATCTTAGTAGAATTTGCATAGATCATTTTAAAGTGTTCCACATTTTCTTAGTAGTTATACAGTTAAATACATAGATGTAATGTTTAATACTTAACGCGAGAAACATCAAGTACTTGTCTTTTAAACCATGTTGCACCTTTCCTTTTTTCTCTTTGGCTCATAAATTTCTTGATTTACTCACCACTTCCCGATGCTTTTGAATGTTGACTTGTCCTTTCGATGTTGAAAACACGCTCCTTGACGTCGTGCACCTTATTTTCGGTGTTGCTTTCCTCATCCTTTATGTATCACTCAATTCTAGTGACTACTTCTGCCAATAAAAACGCTAGCTTATGGGCGAATGATTCGTTGAAGTGCTCCACCTTAAGACTATTTTGAAACGCTTcaacaaacatttcttggtttggttGGACGACCTGGTGGTGGCCTCATTGAAGCGGGCGAGGTAGCCCTTAGCGATTCTGACGGACCCTGACATATATTAAACAGAATGATGGTGGACATCTTTTAGTGGTGGCTAGCAGCGAACTTGTGTACTAGTTTCTTTACCAATTCTTGATACTATTGATAGAGGCAGAGAGTAAACCCACATACCATCGCAAGGTGACTTCTATGAAAATGCCGGACAATAGCTTTCACTTTAGAGAGTCAGGAGCTCCTATGATGGCCATTTGCGTATTGATGGAGGCAACATGTTTGTATGGATCACTACGTTCATCAAACTTGGCCAAGGAAGGAGGCTTGAAACCTTCAGAGATAGGCGCCCCCATATCTCGTCTGAGAGGGGTTGGGGACCCAACAATTTCATTTCCTCTAGGAGGTTGGGATCTTGTTATTGATGTCTGATGTTGTGAACATCGTCTTCAAACGTCTTGTTATGGCGACGTAATTCATCCATGGTGGTACGCATCTCCGACAGGGCGTCGACAACACCGGTACCGCTGGTACTTTTTGGCATAGGAGATGAAGCTCTCCTACTAACCTTAATTGAAGGTGGCTAAACGTATGAGTGAATGGTAATCGTGGAAAGAGTGATGTTGATAAAAGAAGGTGTGACCTAAGTTAGTTTTACTGAGGCCCTGCGGTGGGCGCCACTATACTTCTAAAAAAGTACAGTTGTGCACGTTTCCCTTGCAAGGGAAAGTGACTCAAAGACTTTAGTAGGTTTATAACATGTTTTGGTAGTGAGGGCTTTGGCCACGACAATGAGGAACCCTGCAGAGTTATGTTTGAAGGTGACTTAGGAGACCTGCTCACGTGAGGTGAGTGACTCTATTGATGTTCGATGATGTTTGGTAGCAAGCGTGTAACCCCCGACAGTAGATTGTAGTGAGCGTGATGCTCTTTAGGGTGTAGAGAATGAGTATACTTGAGGTCTCCTCATCTCCTTAGGAGGAGATGTATTTATATAAGTCTCTAATACCTAGGGTTTGAATCACCTTTAGTGGTGTTAACCGTCCCCCATGTTCGAGGGAATATTGACCGCCTATATTTCAGGGATTAATAAAGACTCCTTCTTACTTGACCCAATGTCAGGGCTTTTGTCTCTTAGGCAAACGCGCAATAGTTTAGAGTATTAACAAATATATCACTACAAATTATTAAACATATATAGACATAAATAGTGGACTAACATTGCTAATATTTTAAAACAGAAATAACATATTGATAACAAAAAgtaaaacaaaaatacaaaaaaatatgttgaattttaagtttgagtttaatttttttttcgacATTGAGATTTTCTAGGATAAcaaattaatttttgtactaaaagatataaaattgatttaacatttaaaaatagagaaagtaaaatgaaaaaaaaaactatacttctaataaaaatttaaagatataagaatatatatttctttaatatTAAGCGATGTGGTTAAACTTTGCCTAAAATAATGAAAATAGAGTGATTGTTGTTTTAATTAGATGAATGAATTACTAAACCCTTAAAAAAGAGAACACAAACAATGGAGATGGAATAAAATCGAAGAAGCAGAATGGCGTTGCAATGCAGAACCAAGGCAGCACGGAGGTTGTTACAACAAATGGCAAACCACCACCATCACCAACGGCAGCACCTCAGCCAAATCCCCTCTCTCTCCGATGATCATCACCATAACGTAACTTCCTTCCTTCTTCGCTTCTCTTCGATTCTTCGCGTTATCATTTTCTTATTCAATTCAATCTCTGTTACGCTTCCTTGACAGGTTTTGGTTGAAGGAAATGGATACTCCAGACTCGCTCTACTCAACCGATCCTCCGCTCTCAATGCTATCAACACCTCCATGGTTACTTCTTACTACCTCCTTTCACTTCAATTCTTACTTCTAATTTTTGATTTTATGGTTGATAGCAAATAAACTAGCCTATTGAATtcagtgtttgataaaattaagagttaaactaactttttaaataatatttagttTTATCAATTAAGATAATAGGAGTAAAGTGAGAGAAAAATAATTGAGTATAAGCTACTTGAATTAACTTATCAAAGTAAGTTATAAGCTAGTGAAAATAAGCTATAACTTCGTGACAAAATGACGGTTATCAAACAAATCTTTTTTTAAACATATGAACTTATATGTCATAAGCTATGAGCTCAGAAAATGACATTGCCAAACAAATTCAACTAGCTAGCTTATCGGCTATCAACTAGCTTAAGTTCATTCGCTATAAGCTAGCTTATCCGATATCAACTGGCTTACAAGTTCATTTGCTATCAACTGACTTATaagttatttgttatttttatcaaacaaaacCTTAGTGATTTTATTCTCAATTTTGTATGCACTAAGTAATGGTAAGGTTAGTGAGTTAGTGTGCTTTTTTAGATCATTCCTTTTGGTTTTTCAGGCTGGTAGACTGCATAAACTTTATAGAAGCTGGGAAGATAACCCTGATATAGGTTTTGTCATGGTAAAggtaataattattaatttattatgcaTATTCTCTATTGTTTTTTCTACCTACATTTTTCTACATACATCTCATGCTAACTGTGATATAGTATGTTTATGCATATAAGAATGTCAAACTTATATGGCATTTTGAATTTTCTTAAGGGCAGTGGCCGGGCATTTGCAGCTGGTGGAGATATTGTCGCGCTTTATCGTTTTTTAAAAGAAGGTAAGTTATATCAGCTGTTTTCATTTTTGAATTCTGTATGGCGAAGTTTCACTGCCTTGAATCTTATTACATGTGCTGGCATTTAAGACCCAGCTCCATCTAGTTTTGGTATCTGTATTTTCTACGCAAAAATAAAGAATGCCCAAGAGAAAGTGTATGTTGCATTCATAGATTAAGTTTCAGATTTTTCTAACTACTTGTTTTTAGGcattttcttccttttattttAAATGTGTTATTTGCTGAAACATGATCTGCAGTTTTTTTCCTTAGTTCTTTTAACTTTTCCCTTTCTATACATGCAGGGAACATGGAAGCCTGCAAAGAATTTTTTAGAACAATATATAGCTTTATATACCTACTAGGTACATATTTGAAGCCACATGTGAGTACTGTATATGGAGCCTGGTCAATTATTTGTTCTCATTTAATTAGAcataagttatatatatatatatatatatatatatatatatatatatatatatatatatatatatatatatatatatatatatatatatatatatatatatatataatatactcATATCATATCTGGTGTTTCCCTTGAAAAATAATTTCTACTTGTTGATTTGTTGCAAGTGATATGTTTCTTCAGGTAGCTCTTTTGAATGGCATTACCATGGGTGGTGGGGCAGGAATTTCAATCCCTGGAACATTCCGAGTTGCAACAGACAAAACTGTGCGTAGTATAGAAACTTCCTTATGTATATGTACTTGATAAATCTCTTGCGCATTTTTCTTGTATTTGGTGGATTGTTATTTGTTAGTAGGGACTTATGATATGTGATTTGGGAATGTGATAATGGGCCTTGCATTGTGGTACAAAATGCTTATACTATAGTACTCACTTTGTCTTGCTGACGTAGGACTTCTGATTATTTACTCTATTACTGAGCAAACATTGATATTGGTAGTTTATCTAATAAAAATCCACAGTTCATATCAAAGTAGGACTTCAGATTGTTTACGCTATTACTGAGAAAATGTTGATATTGGTAGCTTATCTAATGATAATCCTACAGTTCATTTTGGGGGAGATATGTATAACTTATCACTGTTTTGCAGGTTTTTGCTACCCCTGAAGTTCTTATTGGTTTCCATCCCGATGCTGCAGCATCTTTTTATCTTTCACGTCTACCTGGTCACTTAGGTATTGTTTTATCCATACTATTACTATATACATGCCCCATCAAGTATTGACAACATATAATTGAATAATGAATGATTTATTAAATAAGATATCATCTTATTTTAAACATAAATGATTGATGGCGGAGATTCACTAGTTCAAAAACTAGTCACCAATTGTAGATACAATTGATGAAATTCCTCTGTTAGTCTTTCTGAAAAACTAGTCACCAATTGAAGATACAATTGATGAAATTCCTCTGTTAGTCTTTCTTTGTTTCATTGGTTGCTAATGTATGCAGGAGAGTACTTGGCTCTTACAGGGGAAAAGCTCAACGGAGTAGAGATGGTTGCCTGTGGGCTTGCTACACATTATTCACTACTTGCAGTTTAGTTTTATCAAAGCCTTTCTTCATTATTTCAATTGTCATAGACTATTCTTGTTCTTGCTATATGACATCGAATACCTTTGTTTGTTTTGTCCTCTAGAGGCTTCCACTGATTGAAGAACAGCTCGGGAAATTGGTTACTGATGATCCATCTGTCATAGAAACCACTTTAGAACAGTATGGTGATCTTGTATATCCAGACAGCAGTAGTGTACTACAAAGGTTTGGTCTGTCTTCTATTCGGTTACTTCTCTTATATTTTAGCTCAAAATATCAAATAAGTCTTCtactttttactttttattttcaggCTTGAAATTGTAGATAAATGCTTTTGCCATGACACAGTTGAAGAGATTGTTGATGCATTGGTAAAATTTACATTCTTTTTctgaaaaattataattaaggGCCTTCAAATCAGTTTTTTATATTGAGAATTTCATTTGTTCTTCATATGTTGCATTAGAGTTTAAACAAACCAACAACCAACAaccaacaaccaagccttatcccactaagtgttGTCGGCtatattgataatttctcttaGATGTATTCCTTTCTTTTGCATGAATGGTGACTTACGTTTGGATGAATAATATATAACTTCCTTTTATACTTATCATCATTAAATTTCCAATAGGAAGTTGCGGCGAGTGAAACAAAAGAACCATGGTGCATTTCTACCTTAAATAGACTTAAAGAAGCTTCTCCATTGAGCTTGAAGGTTTCCTTAAGATCTGTGAGTTCCTTTTGCTTGACTGATGATGTCTATACATTTTGAGttcatgttttctttctcttcttttattAGAAAAAACTGCTTCCTTCTAACTGTGACAGATACGAGAAGGTAGATTTCAGACCCTTGATCAGTGCTTGTTGCGCGAGTACCGAATGACTTTACAAGCAATATCTAAACAAATATCCAATGACTTCTGTGAGGTATAAATACTGAATTTCTGGAAACTGAAACAAACTTCTTGTGTCTTTCTCAACAAAAGTTGATTTGAATTTCTTTTAGGGAGTGAGGGCACGCATGGTGGACAAGGACATGGCACCAAAGGTAACCAACCATTCACTTGCATTACATTATTTTTCTTCAGATTTTAAGACAAAATTTTTCTTTATTAATATTACAAAATtgtatttaaaatcaaaattcatATTATGATTGTCAATTAAATATATGCAGTGGGATCCTCCAACCTTGGAAAAGGTGTCTCTAGATATGGTGGATCAGTACTTCTTACCTCTAAGTGAATTTGAACCTGATCTAGAGCTGCCAACAAAATCCCGGGAAGCTTTTTTGTAGCTTATCTTTCTCCTTAGAATCGGACAAACAGATATACACCATTGATATTATGCAAGGAAAAGATCTGGCATGAGCTTATTGGCAATCTCATGGACATGGTAGACAGTGGATTGTAAAGCTATGTATTGTGAAACAGATTTAGTCTTTGTTTGGCATAGAGGAATGTTTCCCTCTTATTCTGG includes these proteins:
- the LOC131616069 gene encoding 3-hydroxyisobutyryl-CoA hydrolase-like protein 1, mitochondrial, translated to MALQCRTKAARRLLQQMANHHHHQRQHLSQIPSLSDDHHHNVLVEGNGYSRLALLNRSSALNAINTSMAGRLHKLYRSWEDNPDIGFVMVKGSGRAFAAGGDIVALYRFLKEGNMEACKEFFRTIYSFIYLLGTYLKPHVALLNGITMGGGAGISIPGTFRVATDKTVFATPEVLIGFHPDAAASFYLSRLPGHLGEYLALTGEKLNGVEMVACGLATHYSLLARLPLIEEQLGKLVTDDPSVIETTLEQYGDLVYPDSSSVLQRLEIVDKCFCHDTVEEIVDALEVAASETKEPWCISTLNRLKEASPLSLKVSLRSIREGRFQTLDQCLLREYRMTLQAISKQISNDFCEGVRARMVDKDMAPKWDPPTLEKVSLDMVDQYFLPLSEFEPDLELPTKSREAFL